In Gossypium arboreum isolate Shixiya-1 chromosome 5, ASM2569848v2, whole genome shotgun sequence, a single genomic region encodes these proteins:
- the LOC108452050 gene encoding probable hexosyltransferase MUCI70 has product MSGGSLGIRSGSYGSLDKQLQNGVLPIQVPSATKTKPFKTFKEKETFLHWICKFAGRKKVGSLLLCAISAAIFVWVLYLGKDEVQGSYNVPLPKVNDSLPLNNSRSPLINGLQNSRIHNLTYSPVDAEGSEVPPPPSYFLRYTLPAEHPCNTFTLPPPPADKKRTGPRPCPVCYLSVDEAVALMPKVPSFSPVLKNLTYIYEENLNKETEFGGSNFGGYPTLKQRDDSYDIRESMNVHCGFVKGTKPGHETGFDIDNSDLLEMEQCHGVVVASAIFGAFDNMLQPKNISKYSEQTVCFYMFVDEETKSDLETEHGLNESKKIGLWRIVVAHNLPYTNGSRNGKIPKLLLHRLFPNARFSLWIDGKLQLLVDPYQILERFLWRKNATFAISRHYIRFDVFEEAEANKAAHKYDNASIDFQVDFYKKEGLTPYSEAKLPITSDVPEGCAIIREHVPISNLFTCLWFNEIDRFTSRDQLSFSTVRDRVAAKTNWMVNMFLDCERRNFVVQQHHKGVLAMLAQMAPPAISPPPPPLSLANNPPRTSSLEIASVSPKHRRDWRVGSR; this is encoded by the exons ATGAGTGGAGGGTCATTGGGGATTCGTTCAGGGAGTTACGGCTCTTTGGACAAACAGCTGCAAAATGGTGTTTTGCCAATTCAAGTGCCGTCAGCAACAAAAACTAAGCCTTTTAAAACGTTCAAGGAAAAGGAGACATTCCTTCATTGGATATGTAAGTTTGCTGGCCGGAAAAAGGTTGGATCGCTGCTCCTTTGCGCCATCTCTGCTGCCATTTTTGTTTGGGTCTTATACCTTGGCAAAG ATGAAGTTCAGGGAAGTTACAATGTCCCTCTCCCTAAGGTAAATGATAGCTTGCCTCTAAATAATTCTAGATCTCCCCTGATAAATGGACTGCAAAATAGCCGCATACACAATTTGACATATTCACCAGTCGATGCGGAAGGATCTGAAGTGCCCCCACCTCCGTCGTATTTTCTGCGCTACACTCTTCCAGCAGAGCATCCATGCAATACTTTCACTTTACCCCCTCCACCAGCAGACAAAAAAAGAACCGGACCCCGCC CTTGTCCTGTATGTTACCTTTCTGTGGACGAAGCAGTTGCCTTGATGCCAAAAGTTCCATCATTTTCTCCGGTTCTTAAGAATTTAACATATATTTATGAGGAAAACTTAAATAAAGAGACAGAATTTGGAGGTTCGAACTTTGGTGGGTATCCTACTTTGAAGCAGCGTGATGATTCATATGACATACGAGAATCGATGAACGTGCATTGTGG ATTTGTCAAAGGAACCAAACCTGGCCACGAGACTGGATTTGACATCGATAACAGTGATCTTCTTGAGATGGAGCAATGTCATGGAGTGGTTGTTGCATCAGCAATATTTG GAGCTTTTGATAACATGCTCCAACCAAAGAATATTAGTAAATATTCCGAGCAAACAGTCTGCTTCTATATGTTTGTTGACGAAGAAACAAAATCTGACTTGGAAACGGAACATGGTCTGAATGAGAGTAAGAAGATTGGATTATGGAGAATAGTTGTTGCGCATAATCTTCCTTACACTAATGGAAGCCGCAATGGAAAG ATCCCAAAGCTTCTACTGCATAGGCTGTTTCCGAATGCTCGTTTCTCTTTGTGGATTGATGGGAAGCTCCAGCTTCTTGTTGATCCGTATCAAATTCTTGAGAG GTTCTTGTGGAGAAAAAATGCTACTTTTGCAATTTCTAGGCATTATATACGTTTTGATGTGTTTGAGGAAGCCGAGGCAAATAAAGCTGCTCATAAATACGATAATGCCTCCATTGACTTTCAGGTTGACTTCTATAAAAAAGAGGGTTTGACCCCATATTCCGAGGCTAAGCTTCCCATTACAAGTG ATGTTCCCGAAGGATGTGCAATAATAAGGGAGCATGTTCCTATTAGCAACCTCTTCACTTGTCTTTGGTTCAATGAAATCGACCGTTTTACTTCCAGAGACCAACTTAGCTTTTCAACGGTAAGGGACAGGGTTGCAGCAAAGACGAATTGGATGGTGAATATGTTCTTGGATTGTGAAAGGCGCAACTTTGTCGTTCAG CAACACCATAAAGGAGTTTTAGCGATGTTGGCTCAGATGGCTCCGCCTGCCATTTCTCCTCCCCCGCCACCGCTATCTTTGGCCAATAATCCGCCTAGGACATCATCACTAGAAATCGCAAGTGTTTCGCCAAAGCATAGAAGAGATTGGAGGGTAGGTTCAAGGTAA
- the LOC108452010 gene encoding uncharacterized protein LOC108452010: protein MSITTSSSSAFKLICLLHSAVALSSGSLMMFDMKGIYTFTHGIETATKLLGSSPHDQLLIRTSDSFSGLLLFAIGFLLFMVSFVKDKSFQSFFAKGCTVLHVIVAMWRFWFERRVEDLAWDWLRQTVGDILLGLSWVFFLVYSWREKYD, encoded by the coding sequence ATGTCGATCACCACATCATCATCGTCAGCCTTCAAGCTGATCTGTCTCCTCCACTCGGCGGTCGCCTTATCAAGCGGTTCGCTCATGATGTTCGACATGAAGGGAATCTACACCTTCACCCACGGGATCGAGACCGCCACGAAACTCCTGGGCTCCTCCCCGCACGATCAGCTGTTGATCCGGACATCCGATTCTTTCTCGGGTTTGCTCCTGTTCGCGATTGGGTTCTTGCTGTTCATGGTCTCTTTTGTGAAAGACAAAAGCTTTCAATCCTTCTTTGCCAAAGGCTGCACGGTCTTGCATGTTATCGTGGCCATGTGGAGGTTCTGGTTCGAGAGAAGAGTGGAGGATTTGGCTTGGGATTGGCTTAGACAAACTGTTGGCGACATTTTATTGGGTCTCTCTTGGGTTTTCTTTTTGGTTTACTCTTGGAGAGAA